The DNA window TTTTTTTGGGTCGGCGTGGGTATGCTGATCCAGCTGCTGATTCCCACTTGTGTGTGGACGGTATTGATTGCAGCAGCCCTGATGATCATCGGATATAATTTATTTTGCAGTTGTTAAGAGGGTGTCCCGCTGCGCAAGATGGCGGGGCACTTTTTATGCTAATGAACAGGAGAATAAACATTTATGAGTATATTAAACGTAGAACACCTGTCCCATGGATTCGGTGACAGAGCCATTTTTCAGGATGTGTCTTTCCGCTTATTGAAGGGGGAGCATATCGGACTGGTAGGAGCCAATGGAGAAGGAAAATCCACGTTTTTTAAGATTGTCACCGACCGGATGATGCCGGACGAGGGAAAAATTGAGTGGGCAAAAAATGTGCGTGTGGGTTATCTGGATCAGCATGCGGAACTGAAAAAGGGAATGACCATCCGGGAAGTGCTGTCTTCTGCGTTTTCCTGGCTGTATGAACTGGAAGAGAAGATGAACACCATCTGCGATCAGATGGGAGAGGCTTCCCCGGAAGAGATGGAACAGATGATGGAAGAACTGGGAACGATCCAGGATCTTCTGACGATGCACGATTTTTACATCATTGACGCGAAAGTCGAAGAGGTAGCACGGGCGCTGGGACTGCTGGATCTGGGACTGGAGAGTGATGTGACGGAACTGTCCGGTGGACAGCGTACCAAGATCCTTCTCGGAAAACTCCTGCTGGAAAAACCGGACATCCTGCTTTTGGACGAGCCGACCAACTATCTCGATGTGCAGCATATCGAGTGGCTGAAACGGTATCTGAACGAGTACGAGAACGCATTTATCCTAATCTCCCATGATATTCCGTTTTTGAACAGTGTGGTAAATATCATTTATCATATGGAAAATCAGAAGCTGGATCGCTATGTGGGGGATTATCATCATTTTGAAGAGGTCTATGCGGTGAAGAAAGCGCAGTTGGAGGCGGCCTATAAGAGACAGCAGCAGGAGATCAGTGAACTGAAAGACTTCGTGGCGAGAAACAAAGCCAGAGTGTCGACCAGAAATATGGCGATGTCCCGCCAGAAAAAACTGGATAAGATGGAAAAAATCGAGTTGATGCAGGAGCGCCCGAAACCACAGTTTTTGTTTAAAGAAGCGAGAACTGCCGGAAAACAGTTGTTTTGTACGAAAGATCTGGTGATCGGATATGACGAACCATTGTCTTCGCCACTGAATCTGGAGATGGAGCGTGGGGAGAAAGTCGTACTGACCGGAGCCAATGGTATCGGTAAGACAACGCTGTTAAAGAGTATTCTGGGAATGATCAAACCGCTGGATGGATTTGCCCAGCTGGGAGATTATCTGTACATCGGATATTTTGAACAGGAATCCTCACAGGATAATACAAAGACCTGTATCGAAGAGATCTGGGAAGAATTTCCTTCCTATACGCAGTACGAAGTACGTTCCGCTCTGGCAAAATGCGGTCTGACGACCAAACATATCGAGAGCCAGGTGCGTGTGCTGAGTGGTGGAGAACAGGCGAAAGTGCGGCTGTGTAAACTCATTAACCGGGAGACAAATCTTCTGGTTCTCGACGAGCCGACCAACCATCTGGATGCGGATGCAAAGGCAGAGTTAAAACGTGCACTCAAAGACTACAAAGGCAGTATCCTGATGGTCTGCCACGAACCGGAATTCTATGAAGGACTGGCGACCAGCGTGTGGGATTGTTCTGCGTGGTCTACAAAACGGGGATAAGATATTATATGAACTGAATACATAATATTAAATCTCTCTGGGAAATTGGCCGACAGGATCAAGAGACAACAGGGAATACAGTAAAAAAGAAGCGGTATGCAATGGTAGGAGTTTGCATATCGCTTCTTTTCAGCCACGCTCTAGCAGACTTCGGTGACGTGGCGGATCAGCATATTCTGTACTGCCGGATACTCGCCGAGCCCTTTCAGGCAACATTCCACTTCATATCCTGCTGCCTGGAACTGATTTTTCCAGGAATCTTCGTCTTCACCGGACATATCGTTTCGCGCATGATCGCCCGCTACGATCATAAACGGTGTGAGGATCACTTTTTTTGCTCCCTGTTCTTTGACCAGACGGATGACATTTTCCAGCGTCGGGTAACCTTCTACGGTAGCCAGATGGATGTTGTCATGTCCCAGGTCTTTGAAACGGTAATCCAGTGCCGCGTAGACATCATTAGCATAATGGCTGGTTCCGTGTCCCATAAGGATCAGGGCACAGTCTGACGGGAGGTCGGAGAACTCCTGGCAGATGGCATTGACGATCTCTACATGATCCTGCTGTGTGGTGAGAAGCGGATCGCCAAAGGTAATGCGCTTAAAATGATTTTTGAAGGCAAGAGCATCTTCTTTCATCAGATCATTTTCGATACCGTTGATCACATGGGTAGGCTGTACGATCACTTCTGTGATGCCGTCTGCGATCATCTGCTCCATGGCTTCGGTTACATTGTTGATTTTGATATTGTCTCGTGCCAGAAGTTTTGCCATGATCATTTTACTGGTCCAGGCACGATAAATCTTATAATCGGAGAAATGTTCACCGATACGCTGTTCAATCACATCGATGGTCTTTTTGCAGGTATCCGGAAAACTGGTACCGAAACTGACCACCAGAATGGCTTTTTTTGTTGTAGACATAAGGTTTTGTTCCTTTCATCAATAGTAATAATTCCTCTGTGTGTAGTGTACCCTTATTGACTACTTTTTGTCAATTGTCTGTACAAAAATTCGTGTGACTGTTTTCCAAAAGCGAAAGATGTGGTATGATAACTCGTAATGCATTTTTATAAAACTGTAAAATGCTGTCAGGGAGGAACAAAAGATATGAGTATATCGATGATCGGAATTGATTATAATAAAGCAAATGTAGATATCCGCGCCATGTTTTCCTTTACAAAGAAAAATGCGACAGCGGCGATGGAACGACTGAAGAAAATCTCGGGGATCCAGGGTTGTGTCATCCTGTCCACCTGCAACCGTATGGAACTGTGGGCGAGCACGAAAGCGGACTGGGACGGAACTTTGTTAGAAGAGCTTTGTAAAATCAAAGAAGTGGATCCAACCCAGTACGGAGAGTATTTTGTGGAGCGAAAGGAAGAAGAGGCAGTGGATCATCTGTTTCATCTGACCAGTGGGTTAAAATCCATGATCCTGGCGGAAGACCAGATCATCACACAGGTCAAAGATGCGCTGACACTGGCGAGAGATGCTTTTGTGACAGATAATGTACTGGAAGTCCTGTTTCGAAAAGCGGTGACGGCGGGAAAGAAAGTAAAGACGAACGTTATTTTCTCCAGAGCCAATCAGACCGCGATGGATCAGGCGATTGAAATGTTAAAAGAACGGAATTTTCCGTTTGCAGAGGCACGCTGCATGGTTATCGGAAACGGAGAGATGGGTAAACTGGCTGCACAGTCCCTGAGACGGACCGGAGCGGATGTGACAGTCACGGTCCGTCAGTATCGAAGTGGTGTGGTGACGATCCCGATGGGATGCTCCAGAATCAATTACGGAGAACGTCTGGATTTTCTTCCGGGCTGTGATCTGGTTGTCAGTGCGACGGCAAGTCCGAACTGTACACTGACGAAAGAGCAGATAGAAGGACTGGATCTGAAAAAACAGATCATTTTTATCGATCTTGCTGTTCCGAGGGATATGGAGCCGGGAATCGGTGAGATCGAAGGAGCAGAGCTGTATACGATCGATGATTTCAAACTGAGCGGACCGAGTGCGGCAACCCTGCAGTCGATGGAACAGGCGGAAGCGATCATTCAGGAAGAAATCGATGATTTTTATGTCTGGTATCAGGGACGGGCACTGATTCCGCGGATCCAGGAGATCAAAGAGGATGCGGTGACGGATCTGAACCTCCGGTTACATAAGATTCTTGGAAAACTGCCTCTTAGCGAACAGGAGCGAAAAGACCTAGAAGCATCGATCGATACGGCGGCGGGAAAAGTAGTGACGAAGATGATTTTTGGACTGCGGGATACCCTGGAGACCGATGCATTTATAGATTGTGTGGAAGGACTGGAAAAAGTATATGAAGAATAACGCTTTTTTTCCTTTATTTGTGGATATCAGTGAGAAAAAGATCGTGGTGATCGGTGGAGGAGCTATCGCCACAAGACGGGTAAAGACCTTACTTCCGTTTGCACCACAGATTGTCGTGGTAGCTCCGGAAGTGACCGGAGAGCTGGAAGAACTGGAAAATGAGAAGAAACTTACGATTTTCCACAGGGAGTATCAGAGAGAGGATATTTACGATGCCTGGATGGTACTGGTGGCTACGAATGATCCGAAATTAAATGACGGGATCTACAGTGTGGCAAAATGTCTGGGCGCGCTTGTCAATGTGGCAAGTAACCAGGAAAAATGTGATTTTCATTTCCCGGGAGTGATCCGCAAAGACCCGTATGTGATCGGCATCAATGGTTCGGGAAAAGACCATAAAGGAACTGCCGAACTTCGAAAACAGATCGAGGCAGTGGTAAATCATACGATCTGTATCGGAAGCCGGGAGAGCCGTCTGGCGGTGATCCAGAGTGAGATGCTGATGGATTACCTGAAAAAAGAATGTCCCCAAAAAGAGATCCGTCTGCTGACGATGAAGACAACCGGTGATAAGATCCTGGATCGGACACTGGATAAAGTGGGCGGCAAAGGATTGTTTGTAAAAGAACTGGATAAGGCACTGATAGACAGGCGAAGTGATCTGTCTGTGCATAGCTTAAAAGATATGCCGATGGAAGTTCCGGAAGAACTGCCGATCGTGGCATTTTCAAAAAGAGAGGATCCGAGAGATGTGCTGGTACTTCCGGAAGGGGCAGATACACTGGATCTTACAAAACCAATCGGATGCTCCAGTCAGAGACGAATTCTGCAGTTACAGAAGATGTATCCGGAAGCGATGTTTCAGAGTGTCCGTGGAAATGTCCTGACAAGACTGAAAAAACTGGATGACGGAGAGTACGGCGGATTGATCCTTGCGGCGGCAGGATTAAAGAGACTGGGACTGAAAAACCGGATCTCCAGGTATTATGAGCCGGACGAAGTGATCCCGGCAGCAGGACAGGGGATTCTTGCAGTTCAGGGACGGCAGGGAGAAGACTATTCGTATCTGGAGCATTTTTCAGACCGGGAAGGAACTATTGCGGCACTCTGTGAACGTGCCTTTGTCCGCTATCTTGACGGCGGCTGTTCTTCGCCGGTGGCGGCGCATGCGGTGATCGAGGGAGATGAGATCTTCCTGCGCGGTCTGTATTATCAGGAGAGTACCGGAAAGCATACGATCGGAACGATGCGCGGATCCTTAGAAGACCCGGAGACACTTGGCGTGGCTCTGGCAAAGAAACTGATCAGGGAGGCAGAAGGATGAGTACACAGGGAAAAGTCTGGCTGGTAGGTGCTGGTCCGGGAGATGTAGGACTTTTTACAATAAAGGGAAGAGAAATCCTCGCAAAAGCCGAGGTTGTGGTATATGACAGTCTGGTAGGCGACGGCGTGCTGGCGATTGTGCCGGCGTCCGCAGAGAAGATCAATGTGGGCAAACGCGCCGGACACCA is part of the Blautia faecicola genome and encodes:
- a CDS encoding ABC-F family ATP-binding cassette domain-containing protein is translated as MSILNVEHLSHGFGDRAIFQDVSFRLLKGEHIGLVGANGEGKSTFFKIVTDRMMPDEGKIEWAKNVRVGYLDQHAELKKGMTIREVLSSAFSWLYELEEKMNTICDQMGEASPEEMEQMMEELGTIQDLLTMHDFYIIDAKVEEVARALGLLDLGLESDVTELSGGQRTKILLGKLLLEKPDILLLDEPTNYLDVQHIEWLKRYLNEYENAFILISHDIPFLNSVVNIIYHMENQKLDRYVGDYHHFEEVYAVKKAQLEAAYKRQQQEISELKDFVARNKARVSTRNMAMSRQKKLDKMEKIELMQERPKPQFLFKEARTAGKQLFCTKDLVIGYDEPLSSPLNLEMERGEKVVLTGANGIGKTTLLKSILGMIKPLDGFAQLGDYLYIGYFEQESSQDNTKTCIEEIWEEFPSYTQYEVRSALAKCGLTTKHIESQVRVLSGGEQAKVRLCKLINRETNLLVLDEPTNHLDADAKAELKRALKDYKGSILMVCHEPEFYEGLATSVWDCSAWSTKRG
- a CDS encoding sirohydrochlorin cobaltochelatase gives rise to the protein MSTTKKAILVVSFGTSFPDTCKKTIDVIEQRIGEHFSDYKIYRAWTSKMIMAKLLARDNIKINNVTEAMEQMIADGITEVIVQPTHVINGIENDLMKEDALAFKNHFKRITFGDPLLTTQQDHVEIVNAICQEFSDLPSDCALILMGHGTSHYANDVYAALDYRFKDLGHDNIHLATVEGYPTLENVIRLVKEQGAKKVILTPFMIVAGDHARNDMSGEDEDSWKNQFQAAGYEVECCLKGLGEYPAVQNMLIRHVTEVC
- the hemA gene encoding glutamyl-tRNA reductase, whose amino-acid sequence is MSISMIGIDYNKANVDIRAMFSFTKKNATAAMERLKKISGIQGCVILSTCNRMELWASTKADWDGTLLEELCKIKEVDPTQYGEYFVERKEEEAVDHLFHLTSGLKSMILAEDQIITQVKDALTLARDAFVTDNVLEVLFRKAVTAGKKVKTNVIFSRANQTAMDQAIEMLKERNFPFAEARCMVIGNGEMGKLAAQSLRRTGADVTVTVRQYRSGVVTIPMGCSRINYGERLDFLPGCDLVVSATASPNCTLTKEQIEGLDLKKQIIFIDLAVPRDMEPGIGEIEGAELYTIDDFKLSGPSAATLQSMEQAEAIIQEEIDDFYVWYQGRALIPRIQEIKEDAVTDLNLRLHKILGKLPLSEQERKDLEASIDTAAGKVVTKMIFGLRDTLETDAFIDCVEGLEKVYEE
- the hemC gene encoding hydroxymethylbilane synthase: MLMDYLKKECPQKEIRLLTMKTTGDKILDRTLDKVGGKGLFVKELDKALIDRRSDLSVHSLKDMPMEVPEELPIVAFSKREDPRDVLVLPEGADTLDLTKPIGCSSQRRILQLQKMYPEAMFQSVRGNVLTRLKKLDDGEYGGLILAAAGLKRLGLKNRISRYYEPDEVIPAAGQGILAVQGRQGEDYSYLEHFSDREGTIAALCERAFVRYLDGGCSSPVAAHAVIEGDEIFLRGLYYQESTGKHTIGTMRGSLEDPETLGVALAKKLIREAEG